The Amycolatopsis mongoliensis genome includes a window with the following:
- a CDS encoding SigE family RNA polymerase sigma factor produces the protein MKRSEEAGYRDYVTARMDVLRRTAYLLCRDWYLADDLVSITIGKLYRHWPRARRMDHLDAYVRRILVRTWLDEKGRAWRREEPAATLPEPAVLPGDDVVERLGLLELLDALPPRRRAAVVLRYYCDLSVEETAEVLECSPGTVKSQTARGLDALRALVAAGQS, from the coding sequence GTGAAACGGTCGGAAGAGGCGGGGTACCGCGATTACGTCACGGCCCGGATGGACGTCCTGCGCCGGACGGCCTACCTGCTGTGCCGGGACTGGTACCTCGCCGACGACCTGGTGTCGATCACCATCGGCAAGCTGTACCGGCACTGGCCGCGGGCCCGGCGCATGGATCACCTCGACGCCTACGTGCGCCGGATCCTGGTGCGGACGTGGCTGGACGAGAAGGGCCGGGCGTGGCGGCGGGAGGAGCCGGCCGCGACGCTGCCGGAGCCGGCGGTACTGCCCGGCGACGACGTCGTCGAACGGCTCGGCCTGCTCGAGCTGCTCGACGCGCTGCCGCCGCGGCGCCGGGCGGCGGTGGTGCTGCGGTACTACTGCGACCTTTCCGTCGAGGAGACCGCCGAGGTCCTCGAGTGTTCGCCCGGAACCGTGAAGAGCCAGACCGCGCGCGGGCTCGACGCGCTGCGCGCGCTCGTCGCCGCGGGCCAGAGCTGA
- a CDS encoding S8 family peptidase: MRKPITAVLAVTLAAAVLTAPAAAAAPADAPSVAPDRITLVTGDRVLVSGTNVRVLPARRDRPVPIQQYTRRGDQYVLPGDAAGLVRAGRLDEQLFNVTGLLRQGYDDARTPHVPLLVRQAGATVSARTGVAGRPTALGYTALDEPKADAAGFWNKLTAAPATLAAGTAKVWLNGKLHASLDQSVPQIGAPAAWQAGLTGRDVGVAVLDTGIAPGHPDLAGRVTTSKDFSGKGSVEDGHGHGTHVASTIAGSGAASGGKYKGVAPDAALAVGKVLDDSGDGTFDEILAGMQWAVTEAHARVVNMSLGGGPSDGTDPVSEAVNTLTRQYGTLFVIAAGNFGQDESVSTPAAADAALAVASVSKKDVLSPFSSRGPRIGDGAAKPDVAAPGESITAARPAGIPPIGDPVGDGYQTLSGTSMAAPHVAGSAAILAQQHPDWTADRLKAALTSTATPVDAGAAAVGTGRVDVARATTTAVTATGSASVFLPWPTHGTTGKATVTWYNSGTVPVTLTLGSSVEGVTFPATVTVPAGGSTPVELSFSARDGHPGTFSGILTASGDGVSTRTALSLRQEDEMYDLTVGLVNREGKPWAPTGYPPVTIVDLDTGTLTQGEPGTFRLPRGRYVVNSVIETPRPGQEPSYSFITHPELALDHAVTQTLDARDGQAVSLEPDNPAARGGTHRIERLSRITACACVFANGFDLDPRFHEAFAATVPGTSSATFAFSQDRRATEPDLELTADDGQPFAVRGLWLGSTAPAGRSTLPVAFGGAGTPEDLAKIDAHGKLVVVRLPIGIAVDEAYRRLVDVERAGAKLGMVDLSGDTAGTTVLGGGLPDLTLPTIWSGQSVTAQRFTELAKTGVASATVVSRPSPNFRYELADDVEKQVTAPRVQRPKTRDLAEVRTAYHDNAPGEVRYVAAHEFFGRMVGYGYTEPVAAQQERSEYYSPGKWETVWTSGLRGELTGDLALAAGRNYRLAWNKAVSGPSLRGLTVTHSGEQPRPWAWRKDGVFDLWLPMFGDAAGRPRKPESFAGDTGSVSLSKDGAAIPVPPSGEPTLATIPVPDADGAYRLGAEAHRHAGWWPLWTDVSAEWTFRSSSAADGRALPLLTARFDPAVDLRNRAPGDRVFTFPAYLERQGGGAGSELAVETSTDDGRTWRPAPTIRTGDHWTVVVWNPASGFVSLRASASDDDGNTVRQTVIRAYAVG; this comes from the coding sequence ATGAGGAAACCGATCACCGCGGTCCTCGCGGTGACCTTGGCCGCGGCCGTGCTCACCGCCCCCGCCGCCGCGGCCGCCCCGGCGGACGCGCCTTCGGTGGCACCCGACCGGATCACGCTCGTCACCGGCGACCGGGTGCTGGTCAGCGGCACGAATGTCCGGGTGCTGCCCGCCCGCCGGGATCGCCCGGTGCCGATCCAGCAGTACACGCGCCGCGGCGACCAGTACGTCCTGCCCGGCGACGCCGCCGGGCTGGTCCGAGCCGGACGGCTCGACGAGCAGCTGTTCAACGTCACCGGTCTGCTGCGCCAGGGCTATGACGACGCACGCACGCCGCACGTGCCGCTGCTGGTCCGTCAGGCGGGCGCGACCGTCTCCGCGCGGACCGGCGTGGCCGGCAGGCCGACCGCGCTCGGCTACACCGCGCTCGACGAACCGAAAGCCGACGCCGCCGGGTTCTGGAACAAGCTCACCGCGGCACCGGCCACGCTCGCGGCGGGCACCGCGAAGGTGTGGCTGAACGGGAAGTTGCACGCGAGTCTCGACCAGAGCGTGCCGCAGATCGGCGCGCCCGCGGCGTGGCAGGCGGGCCTGACCGGCCGCGACGTCGGGGTCGCGGTGCTCGACACCGGGATCGCCCCCGGGCACCCGGACCTGGCTGGGCGCGTGACGACGAGCAAGGACTTCAGCGGCAAGGGCAGCGTCGAGGACGGCCACGGGCACGGCACGCACGTCGCCTCGACGATCGCCGGCTCCGGCGCGGCTTCCGGCGGGAAGTACAAGGGCGTGGCGCCCGACGCCGCGCTGGCCGTCGGCAAGGTCCTCGACGACTCCGGCGACGGCACCTTCGACGAGATCCTGGCCGGCATGCAGTGGGCGGTGACCGAAGCGCACGCCCGAGTCGTGAACATGAGCCTCGGCGGCGGGCCGTCCGACGGGACCGACCCGGTGTCCGAGGCCGTGAACACCCTCACGCGCCAGTACGGCACGCTCTTCGTCATCGCCGCGGGCAACTTCGGGCAGGACGAGTCCGTCTCGACCCCGGCGGCGGCCGACGCCGCGCTCGCCGTGGCCAGTGTGTCCAAAAAGGACGTCCTGAGCCCGTTCTCCAGCCGCGGCCCGCGGATCGGGGACGGCGCCGCCAAGCCGGACGTCGCGGCGCCCGGCGAGTCCATCACCGCGGCGCGACCGGCCGGGATCCCGCCCATCGGCGACCCCGTCGGCGACGGCTACCAGACGCTGAGCGGCACGTCGATGGCGGCGCCGCACGTGGCGGGCTCGGCGGCGATCCTCGCCCAGCAGCACCCGGACTGGACCGCCGACCGGCTCAAGGCCGCTCTCACCAGCACCGCCACCCCGGTCGACGCCGGGGCGGCCGCGGTCGGCACCGGCCGCGTCGACGTCGCCCGCGCGACGACGACAGCGGTCACGGCGACCGGCAGCGCCTCGGTCTTCCTGCCGTGGCCCACGCACGGGACGACCGGGAAGGCCACGGTGACCTGGTACAACTCGGGCACCGTCCCGGTGACGCTGACGCTGGGGTCGTCCGTCGAGGGGGTGACCTTCCCGGCGACCGTGACCGTGCCCGCGGGCGGCAGCACCCCCGTCGAACTGAGCTTCTCCGCGCGGGACGGGCACCCCGGCACCTTCTCCGGCATCCTCACCGCGAGCGGCGACGGCGTCAGCACGCGCACGGCGTTGTCGCTGCGGCAGGAAGACGAGATGTACGACCTCACCGTCGGGCTCGTGAACCGCGAGGGCAAACCGTGGGCACCGACCGGGTACCCGCCGGTGACGATCGTCGACCTCGACACCGGCACGCTCACCCAGGGCGAGCCGGGCACCTTCCGGCTGCCGCGCGGTCGTTACGTCGTGAACAGCGTCATCGAGACGCCGCGGCCGGGCCAGGAACCGTCGTACAGCTTCATCACCCACCCGGAACTGGCCCTCGACCACGCCGTCACGCAGACCCTGGACGCGCGCGACGGCCAGGCGGTGTCGCTCGAGCCGGACAACCCGGCCGCGCGCGGCGGCACGCACCGCATCGAACGGCTGAGCCGGATCACGGCCTGCGCGTGCGTCTTCGCCAACGGGTTCGATCTCGACCCCCGCTTCCACGAGGCGTTCGCCGCGACCGTGCCGGGGACCTCGTCGGCGACCTTCGCCTTCAGCCAGGACCGGCGCGCCACCGAACCGGATCTGGAGCTGACCGCGGACGACGGGCAACCGTTCGCCGTCCGGGGCCTCTGGCTCGGATCGACCGCCCCGGCCGGGCGCAGCACGCTCCCGGTGGCGTTCGGCGGCGCCGGCACGCCCGAAGACCTGGCGAAGATCGACGCGCACGGCAAGCTCGTGGTCGTCCGGCTGCCGATCGGCATCGCGGTCGACGAGGCGTACCGGCGGCTGGTGGACGTCGAGCGGGCCGGGGCGAAGCTGGGCATGGTCGACCTGTCCGGCGACACGGCCGGGACCACGGTCCTCGGCGGCGGCCTGCCGGACCTGACCCTGCCGACGATCTGGAGCGGGCAGAGCGTGACCGCGCAGCGGTTCACGGAACTGGCGAAGACGGGCGTGGCGTCGGCGACGGTGGTCAGCCGTCCGTCACCGAACTTCCGCTACGAGCTCGCGGACGACGTCGAGAAGCAGGTGACGGCTCCCCGCGTGCAGCGGCCGAAGACCCGTGACCTCGCCGAGGTGCGCACGGCGTATCACGACAACGCACCCGGCGAAGTCCGGTATGTCGCCGCGCACGAGTTCTTCGGCCGGATGGTCGGCTACGGCTACACCGAACCCGTCGCCGCGCAACAGGAACGGTCCGAGTACTACTCCCCCGGCAAGTGGGAGACGGTGTGGACGTCCGGCCTGCGCGGTGAGCTGACCGGCGACCTCGCACTGGCGGCGGGGCGGAACTACCGGCTGGCCTGGAACAAGGCGGTCTCCGGGCCTTCGCTGCGCGGGCTGACGGTGACGCACTCCGGGGAACAGCCGCGGCCGTGGGCGTGGCGCAAGGACGGCGTCTTCGACCTGTGGCTGCCGATGTTCGGCGACGCCGCAGGGCGGCCGCGCAAGCCCGAATCCTTCGCCGGTGACACGGGCTCGGTGAGCCTTTCGAAGGACGGTGCCGCGATTCCCGTGCCACCGTCGGGCGAACCCACGCTGGCGACGATCCCGGTGCCGGACGCGGACGGCGCCTACCGGCTCGGCGCCGAGGCCCACCGGCACGCCGGCTGGTGGCCACTGTGGACGGATGTTTCGGCGGAGTGGACGTTCCGGTCGTCGTCCGCCGCGGACGGCCGAGCGCTGCCCTTGCTGACGGCCCGCTTCGACCCGGCGGTCGACCTCCGCAACCGCGCGCCGGGTGACCGGGTCTTCACGTTCCCGGCGTATCTGGAGCGGCAAGGCGGCGGAGCGGGGAGCGAACTGGCCGTCGAGACGTCCACGGATGACGGACGCACCTGGCGGCCCGCACCGACGATCCGGACCGGGGACCACTGGACGGTCGTGGTCTGGAACCCGGCCAGTGGGTTCGTTTCGCTGCGGGCGAGCGCGTCGGACGACGACGGGAACACCGTGCGGCAGACGGTGATCCGGGCGTACGCGGTGGGCTGA
- the aceB gene encoding malate synthase A, with amino-acid sequence MVDRLNYRIEVTGEVEGRFAEILTPAALDFLAKLDNTFAGRRRELLDARRVRREELQSGEKPLGFLPETRRVRDDQSWQVAPTAPGLEDRRVEITGPTDRKMTVNALNSGAKVWLADFEDATSPTWHNVIDGQINLYDAIRRNIDFTTEAGKRYTIGDDPATIVARPRGWHLVEKHIRIDGRPVSASLVDFGLYFFHNARQLVARGVGPYFYLPKLENHLEARLWNDVFLLAQRELGIPRGTIRATVLIETITAAFEMDEILYELREHAAGLNAGRWDYIFSLIKNFAAHGADFVLPDRAQVTMTVPFMRAYTELLVSTCHKRGAHAIGGMAAFIPSKDPEVNATAAEKVRADKEREADDGFDGSWVAHPGLVPICREVFDGVLGGWPNQLGKLRDDVHVTAEDLLDVASAGGEVTEAGVRANINVALRYVDAWLRGTGAAAIHNLMEDAATAEIARCQVWQWIRNGTKLEDGTALTRELAVEYLDEELASVRAELGAGNRLDDAYEIFTETALGEKLPSFLTTGAYARYLTDAR; translated from the coding sequence ATGGTTGACCGGCTGAACTACCGCATCGAGGTCACCGGCGAGGTCGAAGGCCGCTTCGCCGAAATCCTGACCCCGGCGGCACTCGACTTCCTGGCCAAGCTGGACAACACGTTCGCCGGCCGCCGGCGCGAGCTGCTCGACGCCCGCCGCGTGCGGCGCGAGGAACTGCAGTCCGGCGAGAAGCCGCTCGGCTTCCTGCCCGAGACGCGCCGAGTCCGTGACGACCAGTCGTGGCAGGTCGCCCCGACCGCGCCCGGCCTGGAGGACCGCCGCGTCGAGATCACCGGCCCGACCGACCGCAAGATGACGGTCAACGCGCTGAACTCCGGCGCGAAGGTGTGGCTGGCGGACTTCGAGGACGCGACGTCGCCGACCTGGCACAACGTCATCGACGGCCAGATCAACCTCTACGACGCGATCCGCCGCAACATCGACTTCACCACCGAGGCCGGCAAGCGCTACACGATCGGCGACGACCCGGCGACGATCGTCGCGCGTCCCCGCGGCTGGCACCTGGTGGAGAAGCACATCCGCATCGACGGACGCCCGGTCTCGGCGAGCCTGGTCGACTTCGGGCTGTACTTCTTCCACAACGCGCGCCAGCTCGTCGCGCGCGGCGTCGGCCCGTACTTCTACCTGCCGAAGCTGGAGAACCACCTCGAAGCGCGGCTGTGGAACGACGTCTTCCTGCTGGCGCAGCGCGAACTCGGCATCCCGCGCGGCACGATCCGCGCCACCGTGCTGATCGAGACGATCACCGCCGCGTTCGAAATGGACGAGATCCTCTACGAGCTGCGCGAGCACGCGGCGGGTCTCAACGCCGGCCGCTGGGACTACATCTTCAGCCTGATCAAGAACTTCGCCGCGCACGGCGCCGACTTCGTGCTGCCGGACCGCGCGCAGGTCACGATGACCGTGCCGTTCATGCGTGCCTACACCGAGCTGCTGGTGAGCACCTGTCACAAGCGCGGCGCGCACGCCATCGGCGGCATGGCCGCGTTCATCCCGAGCAAGGACCCGGAGGTGAACGCGACCGCGGCCGAGAAGGTCCGTGCCGACAAGGAACGCGAGGCCGACGACGGTTTCGACGGCTCCTGGGTCGCGCACCCGGGCCTGGTCCCGATCTGCCGCGAGGTCTTCGACGGCGTGCTCGGCGGCTGGCCCAACCAGCTCGGCAAGCTGCGTGACGACGTCCACGTCACCGCCGAGGACCTCCTCGACGTGGCCAGCGCCGGCGGCGAGGTCACCGAAGCGGGCGTGCGCGCGAACATCAACGTCGCGCTGCGCTACGTCGACGCGTGGCTGCGCGGCACCGGCGCGGCGGCGATCCACAACCTGATGGAGGACGCGGCCACGGCCGAGATCGCGCGCTGCCAGGTCTGGCAGTGGATCCGCAACGGCACGAAGCTCGAGGACGGCACAGCGCTGACCCGCGAGCTGGCGGTCGAGTACCTGGACGAGGAACTCGCGTCGGTGCGCGCCGAACTCGGTGCCGGCAACCGCCTCGACGACGCCTACGAGATCTTCACCGAAACCGCGCTGGGCGAGAAGCTGCCGAGCTTCCTCACCACGGGTGCCTACGCGCGGTACCTCACGGACGCCCGGTAG
- the aceA gene encoding isocitrate lyase — protein MTEQAKQAAAELAAQWANDPRWAGVQRSYSAEDVVKLRGSVVEEHTLARRGAEKLWNLLHTEDYIHALGALTGNQAVQQVRAGLQAIYLSGWQVAADANLSGQTYPDQSLYPANSVPAVVRRINNALGRADQITWAEGNTDIDWFAPIVADAEAGFGGPLNAFELMKGMIAAGAAGVHWEDQLASEKKCGHLGGKVLIPTKQHERTLNAARLASDVLNVPTLVVARTDAQAATLLTSDVDERDQQFLTGGRTAEGFYEVRNGIEPCIERGLAYAQYADLLWMETSEPDLEVARKYAEAIKAKFPDQMLAYNCSPSFNWKKHLDDATIAKFQRELGHMGYKFQFITLAGFHALNYSMFDLAHGYAREGMTAYVDLQEREFASESRGYTATKHQREVGTGYFDNVATALNPESSTTALKGSTEEAQFH, from the coding sequence ATGACGGAACAGGCCAAGCAGGCGGCCGCGGAGCTGGCGGCGCAGTGGGCGAACGACCCGCGCTGGGCGGGCGTGCAGCGCTCCTACTCGGCTGAGGACGTCGTCAAGCTGCGCGGCAGCGTGGTCGAGGAGCACACGCTGGCCCGCCGCGGTGCCGAGAAGCTGTGGAACCTCCTGCACACCGAGGACTACATCCACGCGCTCGGCGCCCTGACCGGCAACCAGGCCGTCCAGCAGGTCCGCGCGGGCCTGCAGGCCATCTACCTGTCGGGCTGGCAGGTCGCCGCCGACGCCAACCTGTCCGGCCAGACCTACCCGGACCAGAGCCTCTACCCGGCCAACTCGGTCCCGGCCGTGGTCCGCCGCATCAACAACGCGCTCGGCCGCGCCGACCAGATCACCTGGGCCGAGGGCAACACCGACATCGACTGGTTCGCCCCGATCGTCGCCGACGCCGAGGCAGGCTTCGGTGGCCCGCTCAACGCGTTCGAGCTGATGAAGGGCATGATCGCGGCCGGCGCCGCGGGCGTGCACTGGGAAGATCAGCTCGCGTCCGAAAAGAAGTGCGGCCACCTCGGCGGCAAGGTCCTCATCCCGACCAAGCAGCACGAGCGCACGCTGAACGCCGCGCGTCTCGCGTCCGACGTGCTGAACGTGCCGACGCTGGTCGTCGCCCGCACCGACGCGCAGGCCGCGACGCTGCTGACCAGCGACGTCGACGAGCGCGACCAGCAGTTCCTCACCGGCGGCCGCACCGCCGAGGGCTTCTACGAGGTCCGCAACGGCATCGAGCCCTGCATCGAGCGCGGCCTGGCCTACGCCCAGTACGCCGACCTGCTCTGGATGGAGACCTCGGAGCCCGACCTCGAGGTGGCGCGCAAGTACGCCGAGGCCATCAAGGCGAAGTTCCCGGACCAGATGCTGGCCTACAACTGCTCGCCGTCGTTCAACTGGAAGAAGCACCTGGACGACGCGACGATCGCGAAGTTCCAGCGCGAGCTCGGCCACATGGGCTACAAGTTCCAGTTCATCACGCTGGCCGGCTTCCACGCGCTGAACTACTCGATGTTCGACCTGGCGCACGGCTACGCCCGCGAGGGCATGACCGCCTACGTCGACCTGCAGGAGCGCGAGTTCGCTTCGGAGAGCCGCGGCTACACCGCCACCAAGCACCAGCGCGAGGTCGGCACCGGCTACTTCGACAACGTCGCGACGGCGCTGAACCCGGAGAGCTCGACCACGGCGCTCAAGGGCTCCACCGAGGAAGCCCAGTTCCACTGA
- a CDS encoding short-chain fatty acyl-CoA regulator family protein, which translates to MEKTFAGARLRHLRESRSMSQADLARVLEISPSYLNQIEHNSRPLTVPVLLRITQAFGVDTEFFANNDTSRLVADVKEALLDEVLGVDVTTGELNELATNLPAIAQALVKLHRSYRNAVESTAALTTENGLGLHGSAAAALPHEEVRDFFYERENYVAELDERAEKMAADIPLQRGQVLGALKERLSQRYGVEVTNDGIDESAGQQHRYEPHTRVLRLAPSLRVGQQAFRMASQIALLEYDDLITELADSWAFSGPAARSLARVGLANYFAGALILPYGPFLAAAERFRYDIERLCDHYGVGFETVCHRLSTLQRPKQRGVPFSFVRVDRAGNMSKRQSAAGFHFSRVGGACPLWNIYEAFTQPGKILTQIATLPDGKSYFWVARTVSRNIGGYGSPGKTFTVGLGCELRHAGRLVYSTGLDLDEPAAATPIGMGCKVCERPACSQRAFPTIGKQLTVDENTSTFVPYPAVPKG; encoded by the coding sequence ATGGAGAAGACTTTCGCCGGAGCGAGGTTGCGCCACTTGCGCGAAAGCCGGTCGATGAGCCAGGCCGACCTCGCTCGTGTGCTGGAGATCTCACCCAGCTACCTCAACCAGATCGAGCACAACTCGCGTCCGTTGACCGTCCCGGTGCTGCTGCGGATCACGCAGGCGTTCGGGGTGGACACCGAGTTCTTCGCGAACAACGACACGTCGCGGCTGGTCGCCGACGTCAAGGAAGCCCTGCTCGACGAGGTCCTCGGCGTCGACGTCACCACCGGCGAGCTCAACGAGCTGGCCACGAACCTGCCGGCGATCGCGCAGGCGCTGGTCAAGCTGCACCGCAGCTACCGCAACGCCGTCGAGAGCACCGCCGCGCTGACCACGGAAAACGGCCTGGGCCTGCACGGCAGCGCGGCGGCGGCGCTGCCGCACGAGGAGGTGCGGGACTTCTTCTACGAGCGCGAAAACTACGTCGCCGAGCTGGACGAACGCGCCGAGAAGATGGCGGCCGACATCCCGCTCCAGCGTGGTCAGGTGCTCGGCGCGCTGAAGGAACGGCTTTCGCAGCGCTACGGCGTCGAAGTGACCAATGACGGGATCGACGAATCCGCCGGTCAGCAGCACCGCTACGAGCCGCACACGCGGGTGCTGCGGCTGGCGCCGAGCCTGCGGGTCGGCCAGCAGGCGTTTCGGATGGCTTCGCAGATCGCACTGCTCGAGTACGACGACCTGATCACCGAGCTGGCCGACTCGTGGGCGTTCTCCGGGCCGGCCGCGCGTTCGCTGGCGCGGGTCGGCCTGGCGAACTACTTCGCGGGGGCGCTGATCCTCCCGTATGGACCGTTCCTGGCCGCGGCCGAGCGGTTCCGCTACGACATCGAGCGGCTGTGCGACCACTACGGCGTCGGCTTCGAGACCGTGTGCCACCGGCTGTCCACTTTGCAGCGTCCGAAGCAGCGCGGGGTGCCGTTCTCGTTCGTGCGCGTGGACCGGGCCGGGAACATGTCGAAGCGGCAGTCCGCGGCCGGGTTCCACTTCTCCCGCGTGGGCGGCGCCTGTCCCTTGTGGAACATCTACGAGGCGTTCACCCAGCCGGGCAAGATCCTCACCCAGATCGCGACCCTGCCCGACGGGAAGAGCTACTTCTGGGTCGCGCGGACGGTGTCGCGCAACATCGGCGGGTACGGCAGTCCCGGCAAGACGTTCACGGTGGGTCTGGGCTGCGAACTGCGGCACGCCGGGCGGCTCGTCTATTCGACCGGTCTCGATCTGGACGAGCCGGCCGCCGCGACACCCATCGGGATGGGCTGCAAAGTCTGCGAACGGCCGGCGTGTTCCCAGCGCGCGTTCCCGACGATCGGCAAGCAGCTCACCGTGGACGAGAACACCAGCACCTTCGTCCCCTACCCGGCGGTGCCGAAGGGGTGA
- a CDS encoding SigE family RNA polymerase sigma factor codes for MNDFTEYVTARAGWLRKVAYLLCGDWHRADDLVQTAITRLYANWPRAVRADNLDGYARRTLVNAYLAEQRTSWWKRVDLRGADHDPPPAPGPDLDSALDLRAALDRLPARQRATVVLRYFGDLPVADTARALGCSEGTVKSQTAKAVETLRELLGEPIAEGRA; via the coding sequence GTGAACGACTTCACCGAGTACGTGACGGCACGAGCCGGCTGGCTGCGCAAGGTCGCGTACCTGCTCTGCGGCGACTGGCACCGGGCGGACGACCTGGTCCAGACGGCGATCACCCGGCTCTACGCGAACTGGCCGCGGGCCGTCAGGGCGGACAACCTCGACGGCTACGCGCGCCGCACGCTCGTCAACGCGTACCTCGCCGAACAGCGGACGTCGTGGTGGAAGCGGGTGGACCTGCGCGGCGCCGACCACGACCCGCCGCCGGCGCCCGGCCCGGACCTCGACTCGGCGCTCGACCTGCGGGCCGCGCTGGACCGGCTGCCCGCCCGCCAGCGCGCCACCGTCGTCCTGCGCTACTTCGGCGACCTGCCGGTCGCCGACACCGCCCGGGCACTCGGGTGCTCCGAAGGCACCGTCAAGAGCCAGACCGCGAAAGCCGTGGAGACGCTCCGCGAGCTGCTGGGCGAGCCGATTGCGGAGGGACGAGCATGA
- the ilvA gene encoding threonine ammonia-lyase IlvA, translating to MHDIDTVTAATIEKAAERLAGVVTRTPLEPSARLSSRVDAQVWVKREDLQTVRSYKIRGAYNFIVQLDEDVRARGVVCASAGNHAQGVAYACRRLGADGRVYVPGTTPRQKRERIATLGGAHIEVIVVGETYEDAFAAANEDAQRTGATLVPAFDDVRTVAGQGTVALEVVEQLGFVPDVVVVPVGGGGLLAGVGSWLRERHPDVRIVGVEPAGAACMAAALDAGQPVRLTALDTFVDGAAVREAGAVTYPLIRESGAELTAVAEGAICTEMLAMYQSDGIIAEPAGALAPASLGSVVQVEPGQTVVVVVSGGNNDVSRYSEILERSLMHEGLKHYFLVGFPQEPGALRRFLEQVLGPEDDITRFEYVKRTNREMGPALVGVEIARSSDLPGLLARMDASPLQVERIEPGSPLFHFLL from the coding sequence GTGCACGACATCGACACGGTGACCGCGGCGACCATCGAAAAGGCCGCCGAGCGGCTGGCCGGGGTGGTGACCCGCACGCCGCTGGAACCGAGCGCGCGGCTGTCGTCCCGGGTGGACGCCCAGGTCTGGGTGAAGCGCGAAGACCTGCAGACCGTCCGGTCGTACAAGATCCGCGGCGCCTACAACTTCATCGTCCAGCTCGACGAGGACGTCCGCGCGCGTGGCGTCGTCTGCGCCAGTGCGGGAAACCACGCGCAGGGCGTCGCGTACGCGTGCCGACGGCTCGGCGCCGACGGCCGCGTGTACGTCCCGGGCACCACGCCGCGGCAGAAGCGGGAACGCATCGCGACGCTCGGCGGCGCGCACATCGAGGTCATCGTCGTCGGTGAGACGTACGAAGACGCCTTCGCCGCGGCCAACGAGGACGCGCAGCGGACCGGCGCGACGCTGGTGCCTGCGTTCGACGACGTCCGCACGGTCGCGGGCCAGGGCACGGTCGCGTTGGAAGTCGTCGAGCAGCTCGGCTTCGTCCCCGACGTCGTGGTCGTCCCGGTCGGTGGCGGCGGGCTGCTCGCCGGCGTCGGCAGCTGGCTGCGCGAACGGCACCCCGACGTCCGGATCGTCGGCGTCGAACCCGCGGGCGCGGCGTGCATGGCCGCGGCGCTGGACGCCGGGCAGCCGGTGCGGCTGACCGCGCTCGACACGTTCGTCGACGGCGCCGCCGTGCGCGAGGCCGGCGCGGTCACCTACCCGCTGATCCGCGAGAGCGGCGCCGAACTGACCGCGGTCGCCGAGGGCGCGATCTGCACCGAGATGCTCGCGATGTACCAGTCCGACGGCATCATCGCCGAACCCGCGGGCGCGCTCGCCCCGGCGTCGCTCGGCTCGGTGGTCCAGGTCGAGCCGGGGCAGACCGTCGTCGTGGTGGTCTCCGGCGGCAACAACGACGTCAGCCGCTACAGCGAGATCCTCGAACGCTCGTTGATGCACGAAGGGCTGAAGCACTACTTCCTCGTCGGGTTCCCGCAGGAGCCGGGCGCGCTGCGGCGGTTCCTCGAGCAGGTGCTCGGGCCCGAGGACGACATCACCCGCTTCGAGTACGTCAAACGCACGAACCGCGAGATGGGCCCGGCGCTGGTCGGCGTGGAAATCGCCCGGTCATCGGACCTGCCGGGCCTGCTGGCGCGGATGGACGCGAGCCCGCTCCAGGTGGAGCGGATCGAGCCGGGCAGCCCCCTGTTCCACTTCCTGCTCTGA
- a CDS encoding NADAR family protein has product MVKVDGVRSVEALREKVHEGAEPEYLLFYGHTPTKSGRVTASCLSQWWVDPFEADGVVYPTAEHYMMAGKAELFGDHEKAALIRETPDAKTAKVLGREVAGFDAAVWERHRFDIAVDGNLAKFRAHRDLRRFLVATGEAVLVEASKKDLVWGTGLAREEKNATKPDYWRGLNLLGFALMEVREQLRAR; this is encoded by the coding sequence ATGGTGAAGGTCGACGGGGTCCGCAGTGTCGAGGCGTTGCGCGAAAAGGTCCACGAGGGTGCGGAGCCCGAATACCTGCTGTTCTACGGGCACACGCCCACGAAGTCCGGGCGGGTGACGGCGAGCTGCCTGAGCCAGTGGTGGGTCGACCCGTTCGAGGCGGACGGCGTCGTCTACCCGACCGCCGAGCACTACATGATGGCCGGCAAGGCCGAGCTGTTCGGCGACCACGAGAAGGCTGCGCTGATCCGGGAGACGCCCGACGCGAAGACGGCGAAGGTGCTCGGCCGCGAGGTCGCCGGGTTCGACGCCGCCGTCTGGGAGCGGCACCGGTTCGACATCGCCGTCGACGGCAACCTGGCCAAGTTCCGGGCCCACCGTGACCTGCGCCGGTTTCTGGTCGCCACCGGCGAGGCCGTGCTCGTCGAGGCGTCGAAGAAGGACCTCGTGTGGGGCACCGGGCTCGCGCGCGAGGAGAAGAACGCGACGAAGCCGGACTACTGGCGCGGGCTGAATCTGCTCGGCTTCGCGCTGATGGAGGTCCGCGAGCAGTTGCGGGCCCGCTGA